A genome region from Jeongeupia sp. HS-3 includes the following:
- a CDS encoding DUF1841 family protein, protein MLFNPSRDEARRFFIQCWQKHAASAPLADLEKIVVAVLLRHPEYHRYLSEDYLDRDWPPEVGETNPFLHLSMHLAIEEQLSIDQPLGVKAQYAALCQACGDEHSAQHQMMDGLGEMIWHAQRNQSAPDPAIYLDILRTKVRQFGGKH, encoded by the coding sequence ATGTTGTTCAACCCATCGCGCGACGAGGCGCGACGCTTTTTCATCCAGTGCTGGCAAAAGCACGCGGCCAGCGCACCACTGGCCGATCTGGAGAAAATCGTCGTCGCCGTGCTGTTGCGCCACCCCGAATATCACCGCTATCTGAGCGAGGATTACCTCGACCGCGACTGGCCGCCCGAAGTGGGCGAAACCAACCCCTTTTTACATCTCTCGATGCATCTGGCCATCGAGGAACAGCTATCAATCGACCAACCGCTGGGCGTGAAAGCGCAATACGCGGCGCTATGTCAGGCCTGTGGCGACGAACATTCGGCGCAACATCAGATGATGGATGGTTTGGGCGAGATGATCTGGCACGCCCAGCGCAATCAGTCGGCACCAGATCCGGCGATCTATCTGGACATCCTGCGCACCAAGGTGCGCCAGTTCGGCGGCAAACACTAA
- a CDS encoding glutathione peroxidase, translating to MSGIYDFSPNSLAGTPQPLADYQGQVLLIVNVASKCGFTPQYAGLQAVYERFQGRGFAVLGFPCNQFGTQEPGSEAEIGEFCSSNYGVSFPMFAKIDVNGDGAHPLYQYLKKAEPGILGTEAIKWNFTKFLVDRDGKVVERFAPTTAPEDLVARIEKLL from the coding sequence ATGAGCGGTATCTACGACTTCTCTCCCAACAGCCTCGCCGGCACGCCGCAACCTTTGGCCGACTATCAGGGCCAGGTGCTGCTGATCGTCAACGTCGCCAGCAAATGCGGGTTTACGCCGCAATACGCCGGGCTGCAGGCCGTGTACGAGCGTTTCCAGGGTCGCGGTTTCGCGGTATTGGGCTTTCCGTGCAACCAGTTCGGCACGCAGGAGCCGGGCAGCGAGGCCGAGATCGGTGAATTCTGCTCGAGCAACTACGGCGTGAGCTTTCCGATGTTCGCCAAGATCGACGTCAACGGCGACGGTGCGCATCCGCTGTACCAATACCTGAAGAAAGCCGAGCCGGGCATTCTCGGCACCGAAGCGATCAAGTGGAACTTCACCAAGTTCCTCGTCGACCGTGACGGCAAGGTGGTCGAGCGCTTTGCACCGACGACGGCGCCCGAAGACCTCGTCGCCCGGATCGAGAAGCTGCTCTGA
- a CDS encoding C13 family peptidase — protein sequence MQPARAAPFASALRALCFCAPRAPRYWPACGLLLAALLALATEAVVACLLGGGGRFNVYALPGWGWVGLLLCVVGMGIDRRGELGWQWATLYFAAVVLLDLLFFAVWQAGQRWLPPLRQYQLDWVIFVLMPVWLAFALAFAASRCRGWRLWRSTLTAIVLAGVFLAERVYWADVQPLWLPAADDTTAPLVAERPPRLADETVLYAEPGRLAEALAAIRPGRAGVVENYALLVGGDAGQQVFLREASAIRGRLDQRFDTAGRSVLLANHDRATGELPIATRTSVAAALAAIGEKMNRDEDVLVLYLTSHGSREHEFALNNPPLELAGLTPGWLRQALDVSGVRWRVVIVSACYSGGFVPALANRDTLVMTAAAADRASFGCADENDFTYFGKALYDALGRSRDWREIGMLTREAVAAREAQDGFEPSLPQFSLGSAIAVKLAGQGAALTPLRAASH from the coding sequence GTGCAGCCTGCGCGTGCGGCACCGTTTGCATCGGCGCTGCGGGCGCTGTGCTTTTGCGCGCCCCGAGCGCCACGATATTGGCCGGCCTGCGGTCTGCTGCTCGCGGCGTTGCTGGCGCTGGCAACCGAAGCGGTCGTCGCTTGCCTGCTGGGCGGCGGTGGCCGTTTCAATGTTTACGCCTTGCCCGGCTGGGGCTGGGTAGGCCTGCTGCTGTGCGTCGTCGGCATGGGTATCGATCGGCGCGGCGAGCTGGGCTGGCAGTGGGCAACGCTCTATTTCGCCGCTGTGGTGTTACTGGATCTGTTGTTCTTTGCGGTCTGGCAAGCCGGGCAACGCTGGTTGCCGCCGCTGCGGCAATACCAGCTTGACTGGGTGATCTTCGTGCTGATGCCGGTGTGGCTGGCCTTCGCACTTGCCTTTGCCGCGAGTCGTTGCCGGGGCTGGCGGCTCTGGCGCAGTACGCTGACCGCGATCGTGCTTGCCGGCGTGTTCTTGGCCGAGCGTGTTTACTGGGCCGACGTCCAGCCGCTGTGGTTGCCCGCGGCCGATGACACGACCGCGCCGCTGGTCGCTGAGCGTCCGCCGCGTCTGGCCGATGAGACCGTGCTGTACGCCGAGCCTGGCAGGCTGGCTGAAGCCTTGGCGGCAATCCGGCCGGGCAGGGCGGGCGTGGTCGAAAACTACGCGCTGCTGGTCGGTGGCGATGCCGGTCAGCAGGTGTTTCTGCGCGAAGCCTCCGCGATAAGGGGACGCCTCGATCAGCGTTTCGATACTGCCGGACGTTCGGTGCTGCTCGCCAATCATGATCGCGCCACCGGTGAACTGCCGATCGCAACGCGAACCAGCGTCGCCGCCGCGCTCGCTGCCATCGGCGAGAAAATGAACCGCGATGAAGATGTGCTGGTGCTTTATCTGACCTCGCACGGCAGTCGCGAGCACGAGTTCGCACTCAATAACCCCCCGCTTGAGCTGGCCGGCTTGACGCCGGGGTGGCTCAGGCAGGCGCTGGATGTCTCCGGCGTGCGCTGGCGCGTGGTCATCGTGTCGGCGTGCTATTCAGGCGGTTTCGTCCCGGCGCTGGCGAACAGGGACACGCTGGTCATGACGGCCGCGGCGGCAGACCGGGCCTCGTTCGGTTGCGCCGACGAAAATGATTTCACCTATTTCGGCAAGGCGCTGTACGACGCGCTGGGCCGTAGTCGAGACTGGCGTGAAATCGGCATGCTGACGCGTGAGGCGGTGGCTGCACGCGAGGCGCAGGATGGCTTCGAGCCATCGTTGCCGCAGTTTTCGCTTGGCTCGGCAATCGCCGTGAAGCTTGCCGGGCAGGGCGCGGCATTGACGCCGCTGCGTGCCGCAAGTCACTGA
- the carA gene encoding glutamine-hydrolyzing carbamoyl-phosphate synthase small subunit: MSTPALLALADGTLFHGISIGADGETIGEVVFNTSITGYQEILTDPSYTKQIVTLTYPHIGNYGVNPEDAESRSVFASGLIIRDLPLLHSNFRASMSLGDYLVKHNVVAIADIDTRKLTRILREKGAQPGCIVTGHNIDADAAIKKANSFGSMAGQDLAKVVSVTEKYDWSTAEWKLGAGYTVQSNPKFHVVAYDFGVKYNILRMLAERGCQLTVVPAQTPAADVLAMKPDGVFLSNGPGDPEPCDYAISAIRDFIKTGLPVFGICLGHQLLGLATGGATSKMKFGHHGANHPVQDLDTGRVMITSQNHGFQVDESSLPANVRITHRSLFDGTVQGIALTDAPVFSFQGHPEASPGPHDVAYLFDKFIAMMAERK, encoded by the coding sequence GTGTCAACACCCGCCCTTCTTGCGCTCGCCGACGGCACGCTGTTTCACGGTATTTCGATTGGCGCCGATGGTGAGACCATCGGTGAGGTCGTCTTCAATACCTCGATCACCGGCTATCAGGAAATCCTGACCGATCCGTCGTACACCAAGCAAATCGTCACCCTGACTTATCCGCATATCGGCAACTACGGCGTCAACCCGGAAGATGCCGAAAGCCGGTCTGTGTTTGCATCCGGCCTGATCATCCGTGATCTGCCGCTGCTGCACTCGAACTTCCGTGCCTCGATGAGTCTTGGCGATTATCTCGTCAAACACAATGTCGTTGCGATTGCCGATATCGATACCCGCAAGCTCACGCGCATCCTGCGTGAAAAGGGCGCCCAGCCCGGCTGTATCGTCACCGGCCACAACATCGATGCCGATGCGGCGATCAAAAAAGCCAATTCCTTTGGCTCGATGGCCGGTCAGGATCTGGCCAAGGTGGTCAGCGTGACCGAGAAGTACGACTGGAGTACCGCCGAGTGGAAGCTTGGCGCCGGCTATACCGTGCAGTCGAACCCGAAGTTCCACGTTGTCGCCTATGACTTTGGCGTCAAGTACAACATCCTGCGCATGCTCGCCGAGCGCGGTTGCCAGCTCACCGTGGTGCCGGCCCAAACGCCGGCCGCCGATGTGCTGGCGATGAAGCCGGATGGCGTGTTCCTCTCCAACGGTCCGGGTGACCCGGAACCGTGCGATTACGCGATCAGCGCGATTCGGGATTTCATCAAAACCGGTTTGCCGGTGTTCGGCATCTGTCTGGGCCACCAGTTGCTCGGTCTTGCCACCGGTGGTGCAACCAGCAAGATGAAGTTCGGCCACCACGGCGCCAACCATCCGGTGCAGGATCTGGATACCGGCCGAGTGATGATCACCAGCCAGAATCACGGCTTCCAGGTCGACGAAAGCAGCCTCCCGGCCAATGTGCGCATTACGCATCGCTCGCTGTTCGACGGTACGGTGCAAGGTATTGCGCTGACCGACGCACCGGTGTTCTCGTTCCAGGGACATCCGGAAGCGAGCCCGGGCCCGCATGACGTGGCCTATCTCTTCGACAAGTTCATCGCCATGATGGCCGAGCGCAAGTAA